The Stieleria sp. JC731 genome has a segment encoding these proteins:
- a CDS encoding DEAD/DEAH box helicase encodes MTENLPAAFGLLLGEAVSRLVDDHHESLDKRAAMLKIEQPKFSQNDGGISFEFRLRPDRSLPYVVQLDIAPDLDDMDESDSPMDLSLRADVKCECRDFLRTFEKVGEGRCSCTLAAAWWLHEQIARRNSEEVLLFLSDLKADNVAAGREVITQILKLTDEAQEDETSSDSRVQWRVQMSGNLLYGPVAINPFVQKLKKNGKGWSRGRQATSFDLIRPQPGSTSLDCQVAALVSQASGDVNREYYNLFQAIDLLVGHSNIAWDDTNGTPLEIMRGELGISLQPVEIDSLEDDERTGEIVSETESDPSRRKTLYRVGFSVPGIDIQIDQCELVLGNLHPAQPVVLIAETNGSRLILARLRDRRATRLVSYLLRSELSEILVDDETASKLSLKAGALGQLVRIDLPGQLAGPIEDVSAELVIELRPRGGAGMFVRLAMLDPRLHHTLTPGEEPATVPAFTDDGPIRLKRDVVDERRRAADVINRFSLQELAPEDAYHWVVQSDEQALDLLSRLYEAGDNAPRMIWPEGETIRVRGEISPSALRVQIDDSKDWFGLSGTVSVAGRDINLADLLRAVTQRRALVRVGDREFAKISESFRKRLEQLGDTLVDDRGNLRVADAAVPVVQDILGTDVPIEAAARWTQTIENLESLKNFNPDKPDSLDVDYRDYQHDGYRWLARLSRWGVGGILADDMGLGKTVQTLGVLVDRSTEGPALVVAPTSVGDNWVRETQRFAPELNPLLYRESNRQELIQAAGPGDVVVVSYQLVQRDAKRFGSREWNTLVLDEAQFIKNAQTKTSRAIRDLNANWRIALSGTPLENHLGELWSLMRTISPGLLGSWDRFRNRFADPIERHKDQERRESLASLVRPFILRRTKENVLKELPPRTEITLRAQLSGEERQRYDDARVAALAELSGSATEKPGEHRMRTLAWLTKLRQLSCHPRLVDRLWDKGSAKLDLLATLIDELRDGEHRALIFSQFVKHLSLVRELLDQRGIKYQYLDGATPAKERARRVDAFQDGEGELFLISLKAGGTGLNLTAADYVIHLDPWWNPAVEDQATDRAHRIGQERPVTVYRLVAAGTIEEQILEMHADKRELVAGVLDGTDRAAKMDTEDLIRLIKIGDAT; translated from the coding sequence ATGACGGAGAACTTGCCTGCGGCGTTCGGATTGCTGTTGGGCGAAGCAGTCTCCAGGCTCGTGGACGATCATCACGAGTCATTGGACAAGCGGGCCGCGATGCTCAAAATTGAACAGCCGAAGTTCTCTCAGAATGACGGCGGGATTTCGTTTGAGTTTCGTTTGCGACCTGATCGAAGCCTTCCCTATGTCGTGCAGCTCGATATCGCCCCCGATTTGGACGACATGGACGAGTCGGACTCACCGATGGATTTGTCCCTTCGGGCCGATGTCAAATGCGAATGCCGTGACTTCCTTCGCACCTTTGAAAAGGTTGGTGAAGGCCGTTGTAGCTGCACCCTTGCTGCCGCTTGGTGGTTGCACGAACAAATCGCACGGCGAAACAGTGAGGAAGTCTTGCTGTTTTTGAGTGACCTTAAAGCTGACAATGTCGCGGCAGGACGAGAAGTCATTACTCAAATCCTGAAACTGACCGACGAGGCTCAGGAAGACGAAACGTCATCGGATTCCCGAGTGCAGTGGCGCGTGCAGATGTCTGGCAACCTGTTGTACGGACCGGTCGCCATCAATCCATTTGTTCAGAAGCTAAAGAAGAACGGGAAAGGTTGGTCACGCGGAAGACAAGCGACATCGTTTGACTTGATTCGACCACAGCCCGGATCTACATCACTGGATTGCCAAGTCGCCGCCTTGGTGTCGCAGGCCAGTGGTGATGTCAATCGTGAATACTACAACTTGTTTCAAGCGATCGATCTGCTTGTCGGACATTCCAACATCGCTTGGGACGACACCAACGGAACGCCGTTGGAAATCATGCGAGGCGAATTAGGCATTTCGCTTCAACCGGTCGAAATCGACTCGTTAGAAGACGACGAGCGAACTGGAGAGATCGTTTCGGAAACGGAGTCGGACCCCAGCCGCAGAAAGACTCTTTATCGAGTCGGCTTTTCCGTTCCGGGAATTGATATTCAGATCGATCAGTGCGAGTTGGTTCTTGGCAATTTGCATCCGGCACAGCCCGTTGTCTTAATCGCCGAAACCAATGGCTCGCGATTGATTTTGGCACGGCTGCGTGACCGTCGGGCCACACGGCTGGTGTCGTATCTATTGCGTAGTGAGCTTTCAGAGATTCTGGTTGATGACGAAACCGCTTCGAAGCTTTCGCTTAAAGCCGGTGCACTCGGTCAATTGGTGCGCATTGACTTGCCAGGCCAGCTTGCCGGACCGATCGAAGACGTCTCCGCCGAATTGGTGATCGAACTGCGTCCGCGTGGTGGGGCGGGTATGTTCGTGCGTTTGGCAATGTTGGATCCACGATTGCACCACACGCTCACACCTGGTGAAGAGCCAGCAACCGTGCCGGCGTTTACCGATGACGGGCCGATCCGTTTGAAGCGAGACGTTGTCGATGAGCGTCGCCGAGCGGCGGACGTCATTAACCGATTCAGCTTGCAGGAACTTGCTCCCGAAGATGCCTATCACTGGGTCGTCCAAAGTGACGAACAGGCACTCGATTTACTTTCCAGGCTCTATGAAGCGGGCGACAACGCACCGCGAATGATTTGGCCAGAAGGCGAAACGATTCGCGTCCGCGGCGAGATCTCTCCATCGGCGCTTCGGGTTCAAATTGACGATTCGAAAGATTGGTTTGGCTTGTCTGGAACCGTGTCTGTTGCAGGACGCGACATCAACCTAGCAGATCTATTGCGCGCCGTGACCCAGCGGCGAGCGTTGGTGCGAGTTGGTGATCGTGAGTTTGCGAAGATCAGCGAATCGTTCCGAAAGCGCTTGGAACAGCTCGGCGATACCTTGGTCGACGATCGCGGAAACTTGCGAGTTGCCGACGCGGCTGTTCCTGTCGTCCAGGATATTTTGGGAACCGATGTTCCGATCGAAGCGGCAGCGCGATGGACACAGACGATCGAAAACCTCGAATCGCTGAAAAATTTCAATCCTGATAAGCCAGACTCGTTGGATGTCGATTACCGCGACTACCAGCATGACGGCTACCGTTGGCTTGCAAGGTTGTCCCGATGGGGCGTTGGTGGCATTCTGGCCGACGATATGGGTCTTGGGAAAACGGTGCAAACGTTGGGCGTACTGGTCGATCGATCCACCGAGGGACCGGCGCTTGTCGTTGCACCAACCAGTGTGGGTGACAACTGGGTGAGGGAAACGCAGCGTTTCGCTCCCGAGCTGAATCCGCTGTTGTATCGCGAATCGAATCGCCAAGAATTGATTCAGGCAGCCGGACCGGGCGACGTTGTCGTTGTCAGTTACCAACTGGTTCAGCGCGACGCCAAGCGCTTTGGTTCTCGCGAGTGGAATACACTCGTGCTCGATGAAGCTCAGTTCATCAAGAACGCGCAAACGAAAACTTCGAGAGCGATTCGTGACTTAAACGCGAATTGGCGAATCGCTCTCTCGGGTACTCCACTGGAGAACCATTTGGGCGAGTTGTGGAGTTTGATGCGAACGATTAGTCCTGGCTTGCTGGGCTCATGGGACCGTTTCCGGAATCGTTTCGCCGATCCGATCGAACGTCATAAAGACCAAGAACGACGTGAGTCGTTGGCCAGTTTGGTGCGTCCATTCATCCTTCGGCGAACCAAAGAAAACGTATTGAAGGAACTTCCGCCACGAACCGAAATCACTTTGCGTGCACAGCTTAGTGGTGAAGAACGTCAGCGGTACGACGATGCCAGGGTCGCAGCGTTGGCAGAACTGTCCGGTTCGGCAACGGAGAAGCCGGGCGAACATCGCATGCGTACTTTGGCGTGGCTGACAAAGCTCCGTCAACTCTCTTGTCACCCTCGATTGGTCGATCGACTTTGGGACAAAGGGTCAGCGAAACTGGACCTGTTGGCAACGTTGATTGATGAGCTTCGTGACGGTGAGCACCGGGCGTTGATCTTCAGTCAATTTGTGAAGCACCTTTCGTTGGTTCGAGAGTTACTTGATCAGCGCGGGATCAAGTATCAGTACCTTGATGGCGCGACGCCTGCCAAAGAACGCGCACGTCGCGTCGATGCTTTTCAAGACGGCGAAGGCGAATTGTTTTTGATTTCTTTGAAAGCCGGCGGAACCGGGTTGAACTTAACTGCGGCTGACTACGTCATACACTTAGATCCTTGGTGGAATCCAGCGGTTGAAGACCAAGCGACTGACCGTGCGCACCGCATCGGACAAGAAAGGCCGGTGACGGTCTATCGGCTAGTTGCCGCCGGTACGATCGAAGAGCAAATCTTGGAAATGCATGCGGATAAACGCGAGTTGGTTGCAGGCGTTTTGGATGGCACCGATCGGGCGGCAAAGATGGATACCGAAGATCTGATTCGTCTGATTAAGATCGGCGACGCGACTTAG
- a CDS encoding 2Fe-2S iron-sulfur cluster-binding protein has protein sequence MPKLTINGDKTVDVPAGKRLVKALVEEGGTDQLHACGGVSRCTTCRVKIVEGEPEKMTEAEKETLRVREVTEPGVRLSCQIACDDDMSVEIISRLEGSGRKDQGSPVAETIEPEPKWTTK, from the coding sequence ATGCCGAAATTGACAATTAACGGTGACAAAACAGTTGACGTTCCTGCCGGGAAACGCTTGGTCAAAGCCCTGGTTGAAGAAGGCGGAACCGACCAATTGCACGCGTGCGGTGGCGTCTCTCGATGCACCACATGTCGCGTCAAAATTGTCGAAGGCGAACCAGAAAAGATGACCGAGGCAGAGAAGGAAACCTTACGCGTCCGTGAGGTGACTGAACCCGGCGTTCGACTCAGTTGCCAAATCGCCTGCGACGACGACATGTCGGTCGAAATCATCAGCCGCTTGGAAGGCAGCGGGCGGAAAGACCAAGGTTCCCCAGTTGCGGAGACGATCGAACCAGAGCCGAAATGGACAACAAAGTAG
- the argS gene encoding arginine--tRNA ligase, translated as MHIPQLLSQRFADAISQCPFADKIDDVQRFSGMIRIAGNPKFGDYQANFAMPISKLVGGLNPRDVAQQIVDLVKIDDLCDPPEVAGPGFINLKLRDDYIAAKMTSMLDDPRCLVDSVEDPKKILIDYSSPNVAKPMHVGHIRTTVIGDCLAKTLSFIGHEVITDNHLGDWGTQFGMIIYGYKHFGDPDVVAADPVPELAKLYRLVHQLMSYHKAVDSLPRLREQIDAFGQQVDEAKSKAASAEGKEAKKLRKLADSLGKKISACKESLTKAEATIQEIESDPDAKKRADQHAQIATAVLEETSKLHAGDEENKRLWEQFLPYCKDEINRVYKRLNVSFDHTLGESFYHPMLRATVDDLQDRGLAKESDGAICVFLDQFDAPMIIQKRDGAFLYATTDLATLKYREEEFSPDEILYVVDARQSEHFDKLFAVADLTKLTTAKLVHVSFGTVLGEDGKPIKTRSGTLIGLESLLDDAVDAAHQVVCDPDRLVSLDPPMDDEEKRKVSETIGIGAIKYADLSHHRTSDYQFKLSKMVALSGNTATYAQYNYARTPSILQRNGVTEQDVHQRVAKSGLQLTHPAERDLALMLLRFEESLRSVYEDYAPNHLVDYVYGLAETFAKFNVQCHVLRAESEEIQTTRLALVLLTGRVLQTGLGLLGIDVVERM; from the coding sequence ATGCACATTCCCCAATTGCTTTCTCAGCGTTTCGCAGACGCCATCTCTCAATGCCCCTTCGCTGACAAAATTGATGACGTTCAGCGTTTTTCGGGGATGATTCGAATCGCGGGGAATCCCAAGTTTGGTGACTACCAAGCCAACTTTGCGATGCCGATCAGCAAGCTCGTCGGTGGATTGAATCCGCGTGACGTTGCGCAGCAAATTGTCGACTTGGTCAAGATTGATGACCTTTGCGATCCACCCGAGGTTGCCGGCCCAGGTTTTATCAACCTGAAGTTGCGCGATGACTATATCGCCGCGAAGATGACGTCGATGCTGGACGACCCACGATGCTTGGTCGATTCGGTCGAGGATCCTAAGAAGATCCTAATTGACTATTCGTCACCCAACGTTGCCAAGCCGATGCACGTCGGGCACATCCGAACCACGGTAATTGGTGACTGCCTTGCCAAGACGCTTTCGTTCATCGGGCATGAGGTCATCACGGACAATCACTTGGGTGACTGGGGCACACAGTTCGGGATGATCATCTATGGCTACAAGCACTTCGGCGATCCCGATGTGGTTGCCGCCGATCCGGTGCCTGAACTTGCAAAGCTGTATCGGTTGGTCCATCAGCTGATGTCGTACCACAAGGCCGTCGATTCCCTCCCGCGACTGCGTGAGCAGATTGATGCGTTTGGTCAGCAGGTAGATGAAGCAAAATCCAAAGCCGCTTCGGCGGAAGGCAAGGAAGCGAAGAAACTGCGTAAGCTTGCCGATTCGTTGGGCAAGAAGATCTCGGCATGCAAGGAAAGTTTGACGAAAGCTGAGGCGACGATTCAAGAGATCGAGTCAGACCCCGATGCGAAGAAACGCGCCGACCAGCATGCGCAAATCGCGACGGCAGTATTGGAAGAAACATCCAAGTTGCACGCCGGTGATGAAGAGAATAAGCGACTTTGGGAGCAGTTCCTGCCGTACTGTAAGGACGAGATCAATCGTGTTTACAAGCGTTTGAATGTCAGCTTTGACCACACACTTGGTGAGTCGTTCTATCACCCAATGTTGCGGGCCACGGTCGATGATTTGCAAGATCGAGGGTTGGCCAAGGAAAGTGACGGCGCGATCTGTGTCTTCTTGGATCAGTTCGACGCACCGATGATCATTCAAAAACGCGACGGAGCGTTTTTGTATGCGACCACCGACTTGGCTACTTTGAAATACCGCGAGGAAGAATTCTCGCCAGATGAAATTTTGTATGTCGTTGATGCTCGACAAAGCGAACATTTCGACAAGCTCTTCGCGGTTGCCGATTTGACAAAGCTAACGACCGCAAAGTTGGTTCACGTTAGCTTTGGAACCGTGCTTGGCGAAGACGGTAAGCCGATCAAAACGCGAAGTGGTACTTTGATAGGACTTGAAAGCCTATTGGACGATGCTGTCGATGCGGCGCACCAAGTGGTGTGTGATCCTGATCGATTGGTGAGCCTGGACCCACCCATGGATGATGAGGAAAAACGCAAGGTCTCCGAAACGATTGGTATCGGAGCCATTAAGTATGCTGACCTATCACACCACAGAACTAGTGATTATCAGTTCAAGCTTTCAAAGATGGTTGCGTTGTCAGGAAATACTGCAACGTACGCCCAATATAACTATGCCCGGACCCCAAGCATCCTTCAGCGAAATGGTGTAACGGAGCAGGATGTACACCAACGCGTGGCGAAATCAGGACTGCAGTTGACGCATCCTGCCGAGCGTGACTTGGCTCTGATGCTGTTGAGATTCGAGGAATCGTTGCGCAGCGTTTATGAAGATTACGCCCCCAATCATCTCGTTGACTATGTGTACGGACTTGCAGAGACGTTTGCAAAGTTCAATGTACAGTGCCATGTGTTAAGGGCTGAATCGGAAGAGATTCAAACAACACGGTTAGCGCTCGTGTTATTAACCGGACGTGTTCTACAAACAGGTTTAGGTTTACTTGGTATTGATGTTGTCGAGAGAATGTAG
- a CDS encoding serine/threonine-protein kinase, with protein sequence MQIQTPEDFARRIVDLGLAERRLVESAMGELGGTEFTLDAVVNQMQRRGLVTTLQTEKILRGDRIGYFYGEYKVLYLIGAGTFARVYRASKGDKVFAVKVLRKRFRDEPKEMEQFLREGQMGLKLRHPNIVSIYEVIADPRNPFLVMEFVEGQTLRELVRLRGSLPYDLSLKLMAEIASGLAHAASMGISHRDLKLSNVLISSDGKAKLVDFGLAALSDRKNPDQIADCPNARAIDYAALERGTNVRKDDPRSDIFFAGNMLYHMLAGTPALSETRDRLARLNVTRFQQIKPINELVDDLPGLVTQLVGKMMEFSPADRIQSAAALTAEVRRVIDQLEKGVTTVREKSDDGTGQHYDDDDSPTNEGEGYVVMLVESKANLQNAIRERLKARGYRVLIIQDPNRALARFEDSDEMAADCVIFSAAEMGTLALEAYNKFASDEHTAEIPAILLVDRRQVKIIAEAKRGPRRQLLALPLKVRELRAGLMKVLAGTQRRPLGTY encoded by the coding sequence ATGCAAATCCAGACTCCGGAAGACTTTGCCCGCCGAATTGTCGATTTAGGCCTCGCCGAACGTCGCCTTGTTGAAAGTGCCATGGGCGAGCTTGGGGGCACCGAATTTACGCTCGACGCAGTTGTCAATCAAATGCAGCGTCGCGGTCTGGTCACTACCTTGCAGACCGAAAAGATCCTGCGTGGTGACCGTATCGGCTATTTCTATGGCGAATACAAAGTCCTGTACCTGATCGGTGCTGGTACGTTCGCGCGAGTTTACCGAGCCAGTAAGGGCGACAAAGTCTTCGCGGTAAAGGTGCTTCGCAAGCGTTTCCGGGACGAGCCCAAGGAAATGGAGCAGTTCTTGCGCGAAGGGCAGATGGGGCTCAAGCTCCGACATCCAAACATCGTCAGCATTTATGAGGTCATTGCCGATCCAAGAAACCCATTCTTGGTGATGGAATTTGTCGAAGGCCAAACGTTGCGCGAATTGGTTCGGTTGCGTGGCAGTTTGCCTTATGATCTTTCGCTCAAGTTGATGGCGGAGATCGCATCGGGACTGGCGCATGCGGCGAGCATGGGGATCTCGCACCGTGACTTGAAGCTCTCGAACGTTTTGATTTCTTCCGACGGAAAAGCGAAGCTGGTCGACTTTGGATTGGCCGCGCTTAGCGATCGAAAGAACCCTGATCAGATTGCCGATTGCCCGAACGCTCGAGCGATCGACTACGCGGCACTGGAGCGTGGGACGAACGTTCGCAAAGACGACCCCCGAAGCGACATTTTCTTCGCCGGAAACATGCTTTATCACATGCTGGCCGGGACTCCCGCGTTGTCGGAAACCCGTGACCGCTTGGCTCGATTGAATGTGACACGTTTTCAGCAGATCAAGCCGATCAACGAACTGGTCGATGACTTGCCGGGTTTGGTCACGCAGCTTGTCGGTAAGATGATGGAGTTCAGTCCTGCGGATCGGATCCAAAGTGCGGCGGCACTGACCGCCGAAGTTCGTCGAGTGATCGATCAACTGGAAAAAGGCGTCACGACAGTTCGTGAAAAGTCTGACGACGGGACGGGGCAGCACTACGATGACGATGACTCGCCGACCAACGAAGGCGAAGGTTACGTTGTGATGTTGGTTGAGTCCAAAGCCAATTTGCAAAACGCGATTCGCGAGCGTCTAAAGGCACGTGGCTATCGTGTACTTATCATCCAAGATCCCAATCGTGCCCTCGCGAGATTTGAGGATAGCGATGAGATGGCAGCTGATTGTGTGATCTTCAGCGCCGCGGAAATGGGGACATTGGCGTTAGAGGCGTACAACAAATTCGCTTCCGACGAGCATACGGCCGAGATCCCTGCAATCTTGTTGGTCGACCGACGACAGGTGAAAATTATTGCCGAGGCGAAACGCGGGCCTCGTCGGCAACTGCTCGCCCTGCCGTTGAAAGTTCGTGAGTTGCGTGCCGGATTGATGAAGGTACTCGCAGGGACGCAGCGTCGTCCGCTGGGAACTTACTAA
- a CDS encoding arylsulfatase: MQRSKNPLGIPNTTPIEPTNLWRKLFSVFLLLAFGTTAIAEPTSRPNVVIVMTDDQGYGDLSCHGNPIIKTPQLDRLYAESVRLTDYHVAPTCSPTRAAFLTGHWTNRTGVWHTIMGRSMLRENEVTLGKVFSDAGYETGMFGKWHLGDNHPYRPEDRGFTEVMRHGGGGVGQTPDFWDNAYFDGAYWHNSKITPVDGYCTDVFFDYAKNFVRRSVAADKPFLAYVATNAPHGPMHAPVEYSKPYEDQGKHLANFYGMIANIDENVGKLRELLDELEVADNTIFIYTTDNGTSSGDRVFNAGMRGKKGSHYDGGHRVPFFIRWPEAGLTDGRDVETITSYVDVMPTLISMCRVESPNNIKFDGVDISALIFDRVKDWPHRYLVTDSQRVKDPIKWKSSAVMSDRWRLCNGKELFDMDVDPGQKKNVADKHPEVVTEMRSFYEKWWTELEPTFAQSTAIDLGHPADNPARLTSHDWITTRMTPWNQAQVRAAMNGDANTGFWNVRITEAGRYRFRLRRWPNEVDGPLSQPLPAGDPVPGDRAFRETPGKAISPVKATLVIGDQSKSAPVSDNESEVVLELDLTPETTKMWASFETSEKEVFGAYFVYVEKM, from the coding sequence ATGCAACGCAGCAAGAACCCTCTTGGTATTCCAAACACCACGCCAATAGAACCGACCAATCTTTGGCGAAAATTGTTTTCGGTGTTTCTGTTGTTGGCATTCGGAACAACCGCAATTGCCGAGCCGACGTCGCGTCCTAATGTTGTGATCGTCATGACAGATGACCAAGGCTATGGCGATCTGTCATGCCACGGAAATCCCATCATCAAGACGCCACAACTGGACAGACTGTATGCCGAATCGGTACGGCTGACAGACTACCACGTCGCACCGACATGCTCTCCGACAAGGGCGGCGTTCCTGACCGGTCATTGGACCAATCGAACCGGCGTGTGGCATACGATCATGGGTCGATCGATGCTTCGAGAAAACGAAGTCACGCTCGGCAAGGTGTTTTCCGATGCGGGATACGAGACGGGAATGTTCGGGAAGTGGCACCTCGGTGACAACCATCCCTATCGTCCGGAAGACCGCGGGTTCACGGAAGTCATGCGTCACGGTGGTGGTGGCGTCGGCCAGACGCCCGACTTTTGGGATAACGCCTACTTCGACGGTGCATACTGGCACAACAGCAAGATTACACCGGTTGATGGCTACTGCACTGACGTCTTCTTTGACTATGCGAAGAACTTCGTCCGCCGGTCAGTTGCCGCTGACAAGCCATTCCTTGCCTATGTGGCGACGAATGCACCGCACGGGCCGATGCATGCACCAGTCGAATACAGCAAACCGTATGAAGACCAGGGCAAGCACCTGGCCAATTTCTACGGAATGATCGCCAACATCGATGAGAATGTCGGAAAGCTTCGCGAACTGCTTGACGAACTAGAAGTCGCCGACAACACGATCTTTATCTATACAACCGACAACGGAACATCATCGGGTGATCGTGTTTTCAACGCGGGTATGCGGGGCAAGAAAGGCAGCCACTATGACGGCGGCCATCGTGTCCCATTTTTCATCCGCTGGCCTGAAGCCGGCCTGACCGACGGCCGAGATGTTGAAACGATCACGAGCTACGTCGATGTAATGCCGACGCTGATTTCGATGTGCCGCGTCGAATCACCGAATAACATCAAGTTTGACGGAGTTGATATTTCCGCGTTGATCTTCGACCGAGTCAAAGATTGGCCGCATCGATACTTGGTCACCGACTCGCAGCGAGTCAAAGATCCGATCAAATGGAAAAGCTCTGCGGTGATGTCGGATCGCTGGCGTCTTTGCAACGGCAAGGAACTGTTTGATATGGATGTTGATCCCGGTCAGAAAAAGAACGTTGCTGACAAACATCCCGAAGTCGTCACTGAGATGCGATCGTTCTATGAAAAGTGGTGGACGGAACTGGAACCGACCTTTGCCCAATCGACCGCAATCGACCTGGGGCATCCGGCTGACAATCCCGCGCGTCTAACGAGCCACGACTGGATCACCACACGAATGACTCCATGGAATCAGGCTCAAGTCCGTGCCGCGATGAACGGTGACGCAAATACCGGATTTTGGAATGTTCGCATCACCGAAGCCGGCCGATATCGGTTTCGATTGCGTCGCTGGCCAAACGAAGTCGATGGACCTTTATCACAACCGCTTCCCGCTGGAGACCCTGTCCCTGGCGACCGGGCATTCCGCGAAACTCCAGGAAAAGCTATTTCGCCTGTCAAAGCAACATTGGTCATCGGTGACCAATCAAAATCAGCACCCGTCAGTGACAACGAAAGCGAAGTTGTTTTGGAGTTGGACCTAACACCAGAGACCACAAAGATGTGGGCTTCGTTTGAGACGTCGGAAAAAGAAGTCTTTGGTGCCTACTTTGTCTACGTCGAAAAGATGTAG
- a CDS encoding alpha/beta hydrolase: MTQSYWFPVLAIAAFVAIPLASNVSAESPKADSVVNVWPNDPPAWNAPTAPEADQTKPDGRTVADKYVIRLGNVATPQLHVFPAKDSKTTVVICPGGGFSILAWDLEGTEIAAWLQSNGISAAVLKYRVPTNSEETKWLPPAQDLQRSVSLVRSGAIESLPTENIGVLGFSAGGHTVVRGTLETKRLYEEQDEHDKASLRPDFAALIYPAYLTKDRNSIEMNEDLVVTKDTPPFFFAHAFDDPLTPLGSVGLFKELKANNIPSSLHVFSTGGHGFGGRDTGAEKDAWLPLLKSFLNDRGF; the protein is encoded by the coding sequence ATGACTCAGTCTTATTGGTTCCCTGTGCTTGCCATCGCGGCGTTTGTAGCAATCCCGCTCGCTTCAAACGTTTCGGCAGAGTCACCAAAAGCGGATTCGGTGGTCAACGTTTGGCCGAACGATCCGCCTGCTTGGAACGCACCAACAGCTCCCGAAGCTGACCAGACAAAACCGGACGGGCGAACGGTAGCGGACAAGTACGTCATTCGCCTGGGCAACGTCGCCACTCCGCAGCTACATGTTTTCCCTGCGAAAGATTCGAAAACAACCGTAGTGATTTGCCCTGGCGGTGGATTCAGCATCTTGGCGTGGGATCTTGAAGGCACCGAGATTGCTGCTTGGCTTCAAAGCAACGGTATCAGCGCAGCAGTTCTGAAATACCGCGTCCCGACCAACAGCGAAGAAACGAAATGGTTACCGCCCGCTCAAGATTTGCAGCGCAGCGTCTCTCTTGTGCGATCCGGCGCGATTGAATCACTGCCAACTGAAAACATTGGCGTCCTAGGATTCTCCGCAGGAGGACACACCGTTGTCCGCGGGACGCTGGAAACGAAACGTTTGTATGAAGAACAAGACGAACACGACAAAGCCTCACTACGCCCTGACTTTGCCGCGTTGATCTATCCAGCGTATCTGACGAAAGATCGCAATTCGATTGAAATGAACGAAGACTTGGTGGTCACCAAAGATACGCCCCCGTTCTTTTTCGCACACGCTTTTGATGACCCTTTGACTCCACTGGGCAGCGTCGGACTGTTCAAAGAATTGAAAGCCAACAACATTCCATCGTCACTGCATGTGTTCTCTACCGGCGGTCACGGATTTGGCGGACGCGATACGGGTGCAGAAAAAGATGCTTGGCTTCCGCTATTGAAATCGTTCCTGAACGACCGCGGTTTCTAA